One window of the Methanomicrobia archaeon genome contains the following:
- a CDS encoding indolepyruvate oxidoreductase subunit beta: MKTSTCDIIVVGVGGQGVILLAHVIGKSALKAGYSVRGAETHGMAQRGGSVITHIRIGCIYGPLVPPGGADILVALEPAEALRYAHYLVKDGVVLVNTNPILPVTVTTGRATYPPLDELCAPLQYISKTVKAVNATELAIDAGTPQAMNVVMLGLLAAYLPLPEELLLETLAESIKPKYLAMNKRAFELGKQACLSERVRYLY, translated from the coding sequence ATGAAAACCTCGACGTGTGACATTATCGTCGTCGGTGTTGGCGGCCAGGGCGTCATTCTCCTCGCTCATGTGATCGGGAAATCCGCACTGAAGGCCGGATATTCAGTGCGCGGTGCGGAGACCCACGGTATGGCGCAGCGCGGTGGCAGCGTCATCACGCATATCAGAATTGGTTGCATATACGGGCCCCTGGTGCCGCCTGGTGGCGCGGATATCCTGGTTGCGCTCGAGCCCGCGGAAGCGCTTCGGTACGCCCATTACCTCGTCAAGGACGGGGTTGTGCTGGTGAACACCAATCCGATACTGCCGGTCACGGTGACGACCGGGAGAGCCACCTATCCGCCGCTGGATGAACTCTGTGCACCGCTTCAGTATATCAGCAAAACGGTTAAAGCGGTCAACGCGACGGAACTGGCGATTGACGCGGGCACGCCACAGGCGATGAACGTCGTGATGCTCGGGCTGCTTGCGGCGTATCTACCATTGCCTGAGGAGCTACTTCTCGAGACGCTCGCCGAATCGATCAAGCCGAAGTATCTGGCGATGAACAAACGCGCGTTCGAACTCGGCAAACAAGCGTGCCTGAGTGAACGAGTTAGATATTTATATTAA